Proteins encoded in a region of the Epinephelus lanceolatus isolate andai-2023 chromosome 20, ASM4190304v1, whole genome shotgun sequence genome:
- the mcur1 gene encoding mitochondrial calcium uniporter regulator 1 yields the protein MVLKQCQSRLKRFGANHPEKWYDLSLHQDKVSSYVPATISPAVNTSPCVRCIITSPFGNYERTGRGAGLKTMHLSAVTHICTRELSSSIKTFQYLKPNVPKSEGRRLLFDTHAVVRLFEENGFTTQQAEVMVNVLVRTTNSNMEVIYNDMVTKVQQEIMLQQVMSQIAAVKKDMIILEKSEFTTLLAENEKLKIQLLQLKVQLADVMNKVRSDTIIDMNLEKSRVKELKVEHEKMLLETRTEIMEMTAEQDRHLTQTNMKIDTEVAGLKTMLESHKLDTIKYLAGSVFTCLTVVLGFYRIWM from the exons ATGGTCCTGAAACAGTGTCAATCGCGACTGAAACGTTTTGGTGCTAACCACCCAGAAAAGTGGTACGACCTTTCTTTACATCAAGACAAAGTTAGCAGTTATGTGCCAGCGACCATTTCCCCAGCTGTCAACACATCTCCGTGTGTCCGCTGCATCATCACATCACCCTTTGGAAACTATGAGCGGACAGGAAGAGGAGCTGGACTGAAGACAATGCACCTGTCTGCGGTTACACACATATGCACGAGAG AGCTGAGTTCCTCCATCAAAACCTTCCAGTATTTGAAACCCAACGTACCAAAGTCTGAAGGCAGGAGGCTGCTTTTTGATACACATGCGGTGGTGCGACTCTTTGAGGAAAATG GCTTCACGACTCAGCAAGCTGAGGTGATGGTTAATGTACTGGTGAGGACGACCAACTCTAACATGGAGGTCATCTATAACGACATGGTAACCAAAGTGCAGCAG GAGATCATGTTGCAGCAGGTGATGTCTCAAATAGCAGCTGTAAAGAAGGACATGATAATCCTTGAGAAGAGCGAGTTCACTACGTTACTGGCAGAAAATGAG AAACTGAAGATCCAGTTATTGCAGCTCAAGGTCCAACTGGCT GATGTCATGAATAAAGTGCGCTCAGACACTATTATCGACATGAATTTGGAGAAAAGTCGTGTAAAGGAATTG AAAGTGGAGCACGAGAAGATGCTTCTAGAAACACGAACTGAGATTATGGAAATG ACTGCAGAACAAGATCGTCATTTAACTCAAACCAACATGAAAATAGACACTGAAGTGGCTGGTCTGAAAACCATGTTAGAGTCTCATAAACTGGATACTATAAAATACCTTGCAG gTTCAGTGTTCACCTGTCTCACTGTGGTCTTGGGTTTTTATCGTATTTGGATGTGA